The nucleotide window GGGACCGGCTCTGGTCGCACCCGGACCTGCTGCCCACCTCCGACGACCTGGACGAGCCGCTGGACTTCGTCGCCCGCCAGGGCGCGGCCGACCCGTTCGCCGAGCTGACCGAGGGCACCGACCCCCGCGACGACCGCACCGACGGCGACGCGCCCCAGGACCCGACGCCCGGGACCTGATCCCGCAGCGGCCTCTCGCCGAGGGACACCCGACGGCCCCGCCCACCGGCGGGGCCGTCCGTCACGCGACGGAGCCGGGCTCCAGCTCGTCGTCGTCGGGCCGGGGTCCGGCGGTGCCGTGCTCGACGCCCTCGAGGAAGCCCAGCGCCCGGTCCACCTGCGGGTAGGCCCGGACCAGGGACCAGAAGTGCGCGTCGTGGCTGGCCTCGAGCAGGTGGGCGAGCTCGTGCACGAGCACGTAGTCGACGACGAACTCGGGCATGCCGCGGAGCCGGCTGGACAGCCGGATGGACCGGTCGGCGGGGGTGCAGGACCCCCAGCGGCGGTTCTGGTTGTCGACCCAGCGGATGCTCGCCGGCACCGCGCGGCCACCCAGGAAGGCGTCGGACAGCTCCAGCGCCCGCGTCATGAGGTCCTCGTCGGAGGCGAGGTTGCGCCGCTTGCGGTCCTCGCGGGTCTGCAGCTTGGCGACCATCTGGTCCACCCAGCGCCGCTCCTCGGCAGCGCTGAAGGCGGCCGGGATGAGCACGACGGTGCGCCCGTTCTCGCGGTAGGCGGTGACGGTGCGCCGGCGGCGTGCGCTGCGGCGCACCTCGACCTCCGTCTCCAGGCGCGGGGCCGTTCGCACGGCGGGGACGGCGGCCGTCGACGCAGCCGGCGGGCGGCGGTCAGGTCGGGGTTCCACGAACGCACCGTAACCGTCCCCGCTCCCCGCCTCCCGTCGAGGACACCCGGACGTGGACGAGTGCACACGGACAGTGGACAGCGCCTCCCCCGACGTCCCCCGAACGGCGGAACGCACCCCTCGCC belongs to Modestobacter sp. L9-4 and includes:
- a CDS encoding M48 family metallopeptidase, with translation MRRSARRRRTVTAYRENGRTVVLIPAAFSAAEERRWVDQMVAKLQTREDRKRRNLASDEDLMTRALELSDAFLGGRAVPASIRWVDNQNRRWGSCTPADRSIRLSSRLRGMPEFVVDYVLVHELAHLLEASHDAHFWSLVRAYPQVDRALGFLEGVEHGTAGPRPDDDELEPGSVA